From the genome of Pelobacter propionicus DSM 2379, one region includes:
- a CDS encoding ATP-binding domain-containing protein: MVEQQTDIKPLAGEVLENFERISSLAKSKLNEGAVAGTNAFASINTMTSNSTERLDQISSANRESYKVLSSEPAIARIMVADRAGGKKAYYICRTTAVSGIPNLASYLAPIGRLGSLEVGEEFKLPNGTVVEVLERSRLHPRLEHDGWDSRGTIVETEQIGPITIESLRLLLDAAGREEFTDDLLEQILAEENQKGNIIDGIRRSVITKMGLRDQPILDRYQDEIFRLPLDNRLFIFGPPGTGKTTTLIRRLGQKLDSAFLDDSEKRLVENVGSVLSHRDSWLMFTPTELLKQYLKEAFAREGVPASDLRIRTWYEYRRELARNSFGVLRTASGGGTFVLKDAIGSLGNDSLGRPIEWYEDFNSWQKISFMDSLVDSARFLAQSDIKTAQNLEGKVSRILTEMEKNGLVSTFESLAGLIPQIQELVGNLKEDSDKKIKAALNYQLNHDRSFLDEFARFLDGLQQAQVVDTDDQDDLEVDEEDDTSSPRTGRAAALSTYMQAVRAHARSVASKRSLGKTTRYGKIIDWLGDRILPESNRVEVGTSLLLQASARRFVNPVKRYIDGIPKRYRTFRRIRQEEGIWYQKEAFESRDLHPLELDLLLLSILRASTDILKRPNVQRNINNQPWTSLRPTLDLYRNQVLVDEVTDFSPLQLGCMSTLAHPQLRSFFACGDFHQRLTTWGTTTIDELKWVMPDFEVREITVAYRQSKQLNEFARGIIRTVHGEEQTVTLPKHVDNNGVAPALLEFADDEKVVSWLAERIKEIECFVGQLPSIAIFVNSENDVSRVAEALHEKLAESNIPVTACKEGQTVGQESNVRVFDVQHIKGLEFEVVFFVDIDKLATLHPQLFDKYLYVGTTRAATYLGLTCIDKLPSPIDTMREMFVTGWASLMVAS; this comes from the coding sequence ATGGTTGAGCAACAGACCGATATAAAGCCACTTGCTGGTGAGGTACTGGAAAATTTCGAAAGAATATCATCACTTGCGAAATCAAAGCTTAATGAGGGTGCAGTTGCTGGCACCAACGCTTTCGCGAGCATAAATACAATGACCTCAAACTCTACTGAGAGGCTTGACCAGATAAGTAGTGCTAACCGAGAGAGTTATAAAGTATTGAGCTCGGAGCCGGCAATTGCACGAATAATGGTTGCAGATCGGGCTGGAGGAAAGAAGGCTTACTATATTTGCCGTACTACGGCGGTTTCAGGCATTCCGAATCTTGCTAGTTACTTAGCACCTATTGGCCGATTAGGTTCCCTGGAAGTTGGGGAAGAATTTAAACTGCCAAACGGCACGGTAGTTGAGGTATTAGAGCGCTCACGCCTTCATCCCCGTTTGGAGCATGATGGATGGGATTCACGTGGTACCATCGTTGAAACAGAGCAAATTGGACCAATTACCATTGAGTCTCTGAGGCTATTGCTGGATGCAGCGGGTCGCGAAGAATTTACAGATGATTTGTTGGAACAAATCCTTGCGGAGGAGAATCAAAAAGGAAATATTATAGACGGCATACGACGTAGCGTTATTACAAAAATGGGGCTCAGGGATCAACCAATTCTTGATCGATACCAAGATGAAATTTTTCGTCTGCCGCTTGACAATAGACTATTCATCTTCGGCCCACCGGGAACTGGAAAGACAACAACTCTCATAAGACGCTTGGGCCAAAAGCTCGATTCTGCATTCTTGGACGACAGCGAAAAACGTCTGGTGGAAAATGTTGGTAGTGTCTTGTCGCACCGTGACTCATGGCTTATGTTCACGCCGACAGAATTGCTGAAGCAGTATCTGAAAGAGGCCTTTGCCAGAGAAGGGGTTCCTGCTTCGGATTTGCGTATTAGAACTTGGTATGAGTATAGGCGAGAGTTGGCCAGAAATTCCTTTGGAGTGCTCAGGACTGCTTCCGGCGGTGGCACTTTTGTACTTAAAGACGCAATTGGAAGCCTAGGTAATGATTCTCTCGGGCGGCCTATCGAGTGGTATGAAGATTTCAATTCCTGGCAAAAAATATCTTTCATGGATTCATTGGTTGATTCAGCGAGGTTTCTTGCTCAGTCGGATATAAAAACTGCCCAAAACCTTGAAGGTAAGGTTTCACGTATTCTTACAGAAATGGAGAAGAATGGACTGGTCTCAACTTTTGAGTCATTGGCAGGATTGATTCCGCAAATACAGGAGTTGGTTGGAAATTTGAAGGAAGATTCCGACAAAAAGATCAAAGCCGCCCTGAACTATCAACTAAATCACGATAGAAGCTTTCTGGACGAATTTGCACGTTTTCTTGACGGGCTACAACAGGCTCAAGTCGTGGATACTGATGATCAGGATGATCTTGAAGTTGATGAGGAAGACGATACATCTTCACCGCGCACGGGAAGAGCCGCCGCACTTTCAACATACATGCAAGCGGTTAGAGCCCACGCTCGGTCTGTAGCTTCAAAACGATCACTGGGCAAGACAACTCGTTACGGGAAAATTATCGATTGGCTTGGCGATCGCATCTTGCCCGAATCGAATAGAGTTGAAGTAGGAACAAGTCTCTTGTTACAGGCGAGTGCACGACGTTTTGTAAACCCTGTTAAACGATACATCGATGGAATCCCCAAACGGTATCGAACGTTCAGGAGAATCCGCCAAGAGGAAGGCATTTGGTATCAGAAGGAAGCTTTTGAATCACGAGACCTTCATCCTCTAGAACTGGATCTGCTATTGCTGAGCATTCTCCGGGCATCAACTGACATACTCAAGCGCCCCAATGTACAACGGAATATCAATAATCAACCATGGACATCTCTCAGGCCGACGCTTGATCTGTACCGAAATCAGGTTTTGGTTGACGAGGTTACAGATTTTTCTCCGCTGCAGCTTGGGTGCATGTCTACCTTGGCTCATCCTCAATTGCGGTCATTTTTTGCATGCGGCGACTTCCACCAGCGGTTGACTACGTGGGGAACAACAACAATTGACGAATTAAAATGGGTTATGCCGGACTTCGAGGTGCGGGAGATAACGGTTGCGTATCGACAAAGCAAGCAACTTAACGAGTTTGCACGTGGAATTATCAGAACAGTGCATGGCGAGGAGCAGACAGTTACCTTGCCGAAACATGTCGATAATAACGGTGTAGCACCTGCGCTTCTTGAGTTTGCCGACGATGAAAAAGTGGTTAGTTGGTTGGCTGAGCGGATCAAGGAGATCGAGTGTTTTGTTGGTCAGCTGCCATCTATAGCAATATTTGTTAATAGCGAGAATGATGTCTCGCGTGTTGCAGAAGCGTTACACGAAAAGCTTGCCGAGAGCAATATTCCCGTAACAGCATGCAAGGAAGGGCAGACTGTCGGGCAGGAGAGCAACGTTAGGGTTTTTGATGTGCAACACATTAAGGGCCTTGAGTTCGAGGTAGTGTTTTTCGTAGATATCGACAAGCTTGCTACTTTGCACCCTCAACTATTTGATAAGTATTTGTATGTCGGTACTACCCGCGCTGCAACCTATCTTGGATTGACTTGCATTGATAAGCTTCCGTCCCCGATAGATACGATGAGAGAAATGTTTGTCACTGGGTGGGCAAGTTTAATGGTTGCATCATGA
- a CDS encoding site-specific DNA-methyltransferase translates to MEKLNGQSADVVADNIDQLKALFPEALTEGKIDFDTLKQLLGGDIDEREEKYGLNWHGKRRARQLALTPSTGTLRPSPEESVDWDTTQNLMIEGDNLEVLKLLQKSYAGKVKLIYIDPPYNTGNDFVYPDNFQDNIKNYLELTGQVEGGAKISSNTEASGRFHTDWLNMVYPRLKLARNLLSEDGVLFISINYRELAHVLRLCDEIFGEENFVGNVTWKARVKPVNIGEAKYRPQGETEYVVIYQKSDKEGKFQPLYTGGVRSYPHEINGRKYRLTTILKSNRGANFRNTMSFEIDGYAPPDGQRWQGGEEEIKRLNIEGYLEFRDGTPFKRYYEDEEGAEHDPFYCFMESDWSSTSEAGKAELNEILGNDHGFDTVKPTRLLKTLIQSITNPGNNEIVVDFFAGSGTTGHAVMAQNSADGGNRRYVLVQLPEPLDPENKDQKTAANFCDQIGKPRTIAELTKERLRRAAKKVKDDNTLFAGDLGFRVFKLDSSNIRAWEPNRDDLEQTLLDHAEHIVSGRSEQDILYELLLKLGLDLTVPIEQKPIAGKTVHSIGAGALLVCLSDTIDRDAIEPLAQGIVAWHNELKPAVDTRLVFRDSAFADDVAKTNLTAILQQQGLDDVRSL, encoded by the coding sequence ATGGAAAAATTGAACGGCCAGTCCGCTGATGTCGTCGCGGATAATATCGACCAACTGAAAGCTCTTTTCCCCGAAGCTCTCACCGAGGGGAAAATTGATTTTGACACCTTGAAACAGCTTCTTGGTGGCGACATAGATGAACGAGAAGAGAAATACGGTCTGAACTGGCATGGAAAACGTCGTGCTCGGCAATTGGCGCTTACTCCGTCAACAGGAACTCTTCGCCCTAGCCCGGAAGAGAGTGTGGATTGGGATACCACACAGAACCTGATGATTGAAGGTGATAACCTGGAAGTGCTAAAGCTCCTGCAGAAGAGCTATGCCGGCAAGGTAAAGCTGATCTACATCGACCCGCCCTACAACACAGGCAATGATTTTGTGTATCCAGACAACTTCCAGGACAACATAAAGAACTATTTGGAATTAACTGGCCAAGTAGAGGGGGGCGCAAAGATCAGTAGTAATACCGAAGCCAGCGGCCGCTTTCACACGGATTGGCTGAATATGGTGTATCCACGATTGAAACTGGCAAGAAATCTATTAAGCGAAGATGGAGTTCTCTTTATTTCAATAAATTATCGTGAATTAGCACATGTTTTGCGGTTGTGTGATGAAATATTTGGAGAAGAAAATTTTGTTGGTAATGTGACATGGAAAGCTCGGGTAAAGCCAGTCAATATTGGCGAAGCTAAATACCGGCCTCAAGGCGAAACAGAGTATGTTGTTATTTATCAAAAAAGCGATAAAGAGGGCAAATTTCAACCTCTATATACTGGGGGTGTGCGAAGTTACCCTCATGAAATCAACGGTCGTAAGTATCGGTTGACGACAATTCTGAAATCCAATAGAGGGGCTAATTTTAGGAATACAATGTCTTTTGAAATTGATGGATATGCTCCTCCCGACGGTCAACGTTGGCAAGGAGGAGAAGAAGAAATTAAACGTTTAAATATAGAAGGTTATCTTGAATTTCGGGATGGAACACCTTTTAAACGTTATTATGAGGACGAAGAGGGTGCTGAACATGATCCTTTTTACTGCTTCATGGAATCAGACTGGTCATCAACTTCAGAAGCTGGGAAAGCAGAGCTAAACGAGATCCTTGGTAACGATCATGGTTTTGACACTGTCAAACCGACTCGATTGCTAAAGACACTCATCCAATCAATAACAAACCCTGGTAATAACGAAATAGTTGTAGATTTTTTTGCAGGTTCTGGAACTACTGGACACGCCGTCATGGCTCAAAATTCAGCAGACGGTGGAAATCGCCGCTACGTACTTGTCCAACTGCCCGAACCTCTCGACCCGGAAAACAAAGATCAGAAAACCGCCGCCAATTTCTGCGACCAGATCGGCAAGCCTCGCACAATTGCCGAACTAACAAAAGAACGCCTAAGACGAGCCGCTAAAAAAGTCAAAGACGATAACACTCTTTTTGCTGGGGACCTCGGTTTCCGCGTATTCAAGCTTGATTCTTCCAACATTCGAGCCTGGGAGCCAAACCGTGACGACCTGGAGCAAACCCTCCTTGATCACGCGGAGCATATTGTTTCCGGTCGTTCCGAACAGGACATCCTTTACGAACTGCTCCTGAAACTGGGCCTCGACCTGACTGTTCCCATTGAACAGAAACCGATTGCCGGTAAAACCGTGCACAGCATTGGTGCTGGAGCATTACTGGTGTGCCTGTCGGACACCATCGATCGCGATGCCATTGAGCCGTTGGCTCAGGGAATCGTGGCATGGCACAACGAGCTCAAACCTGCCGTGGATACCCGACTGGTCTTCAGGGACAGCGCCTTTGCCGACGACGTGGCCAAGACGAACCTCACCGCCATCCTCCAGCAGCAAGGCCTTGATGATGTGAGGAGCCTGTGA
- a CDS encoding type III restriction-modification system endonuclease, with protein sequence MKLHFEPNLDYQHAAIEAVADLFRGQEICRTEFTVTSGTGEQHLLAFAQNDLGIGNRLQLLEDELLANLRDIQLRNGLRPSDSLSSGDFTVEMETGTGKTYVYLRTIFELNKRYGFTKFVIVVPSVAIKEGTNKTLEITRDHFEGLYPAAKGYEFFQYDSSKLGQVRNFATSPNVQIMVVTVGAINKKDVNNLYKDSEKTGGEKPIDLIRATSPIIIVDEPQSVDGGLEGRGKEALGAMNPLCTLRYSATHVDKHHMLYRLDAVDAYEQKLVKQIEVASASVEGGNNKAFVRLLSVSNKRGSITARVELDVQRGGQVSRAEVNVQDGDALEFVTNRAIYANCSIGEIRCAKGQELVEIRVPGGEEWLKPGQAIGGVDEDALKRQMIRRTIKEHLDKELRLKTRGVKVLSLFFIDSVEHYRKYDADGNQVKGKYALIFEEEYRRLIKHPDYQTLFNDVDLETEAGDVHNGYFSIDKKGAWTETAENNQGSRDNAERAYNLIMKEKEKLLDFETKLKFIFSHSALREGWDNPNVFQICTLREIGTERERRQTIGRGLRLCVNQQGERLRGFDLNTLTVIATESYQQFADNLQKEIEDDTGIRFGIVEKHQFAAISVTDPTGKVTPLGVEQSEAIWSHLKQAGFVDHKGKVQDSLRKALKDGTLTLPDEFKAHLPQVKEVLRKLSGRLEIKNADERTPVKTRQAVLNSEEFKALWNRIKHKTTYRVHFDNDALLTKCAEAIRDCPPIAKTRLQWRKAELAIGKSGIDAQETSVSAPITIDEHDIELPDLLSDLQDKTQLTRRSIVQILTDSGRLNDFKRNPQQFIELTSETINRTKRLALVDGIRYQRLGDEHYYAQELFEQEELTGYLKNMLETEKSVYEHVVYDSSGVEKTFAEQMEKNEAVKVYAKLPGWFKVPTPLGSYNPDWAVLIEKDGVERLYFVVETKSSLFTDDLRDKESAKIRCGEAHFMALAVGENPAKYIKARNLDDVMAGC encoded by the coding sequence ATGAAACTCCACTTTGAACCGAATCTTGACTACCAGCATGCCGCCATTGAGGCGGTTGCCGACCTGTTTCGTGGCCAGGAAATCTGTCGTACCGAGTTCACTGTTACCAGCGGCACCGGCGAACAACACCTGCTGGCCTTTGCTCAGAACGACCTGGGGATCGGCAACCGTCTGCAGCTTCTTGAAGACGAATTGCTCGCCAACCTTCGTGATATCCAGCTTCGCAACGGCTTGAGGCCATCGGATTCCCTTTCTTCGGGAGATTTTACCGTAGAGATGGAGACCGGCACCGGCAAGACCTATGTCTATTTGCGGACGATTTTCGAGCTGAACAAACGCTACGGGTTCACCAAGTTCGTGATTGTGGTCCCCTCGGTAGCGATCAAGGAGGGAACCAACAAGACCCTGGAGATCACCAGGGATCATTTTGAGGGACTGTATCCCGCCGCCAAGGGATACGAATTCTTCCAGTATGATTCCTCCAAGCTGGGTCAAGTCCGGAACTTCGCCACCAGCCCCAACGTACAGATCATGGTGGTGACGGTTGGCGCCATCAACAAGAAGGATGTCAACAATCTCTACAAGGATAGCGAGAAGACCGGCGGGGAAAAACCTATTGATCTGATCCGAGCGACATCGCCAATCATCATCGTTGATGAGCCGCAGAGTGTTGATGGTGGTCTGGAAGGTCGGGGCAAGGAGGCTCTGGGGGCCATGAATCCGCTCTGCACCTTGCGGTATTCGGCAACCCATGTGGACAAGCATCACATGCTGTACCGCCTGGACGCCGTGGATGCTTATGAACAGAAACTTGTGAAACAGATTGAGGTCGCCTCGGCCAGCGTTGAAGGTGGCAACAACAAGGCTTTCGTGCGTCTGCTGTCGGTTTCCAACAAACGGGGCAGCATAACCGCCAGGGTGGAACTGGACGTACAGCGTGGCGGACAGGTAAGCCGTGCGGAAGTCAACGTGCAGGACGGTGATGCCCTTGAGTTTGTGACCAATCGCGCCATCTATGCGAACTGCAGCATCGGCGAGATCCGCTGCGCCAAGGGCCAGGAACTGGTGGAGATACGGGTTCCGGGTGGTGAGGAATGGTTGAAGCCGGGGCAGGCAATCGGCGGTGTGGACGAGGATGCGCTCAAACGCCAGATGATCCGGCGCACCATCAAGGAACACCTGGACAAAGAACTGCGGCTCAAGACCCGTGGGGTTAAGGTGCTCTCCCTGTTCTTCATCGACAGCGTCGAGCATTACCGTAAATACGACGCCGACGGTAACCAGGTGAAAGGGAAGTACGCCCTGATATTCGAGGAGGAGTACCGCCGGCTCATCAAACACCCTGACTACCAGACCCTCTTCAATGATGTGGATCTGGAGACCGAGGCAGGCGATGTGCATAACGGCTATTTCTCCATAGACAAGAAAGGTGCCTGGACGGAGACCGCCGAAAACAACCAAGGGAGCCGGGACAACGCCGAACGCGCCTATAACCTGATCATGAAGGAGAAGGAAAAGCTGCTGGATTTTGAGACCAAGCTCAAATTCATCTTTTCACACTCCGCCCTGCGCGAGGGATGGGATAACCCCAACGTGTTCCAGATTTGCACCCTGCGTGAGATCGGGACCGAACGGGAGCGCCGCCAGACCATCGGCCGGGGTCTGCGTCTTTGCGTAAATCAGCAGGGTGAGCGGCTGCGAGGCTTCGACCTTAATACCCTGACGGTCATTGCCACCGAGAGTTATCAGCAGTTTGCGGACAATCTGCAGAAAGAGATTGAAGATGATACCGGCATCCGATTCGGTATTGTAGAAAAACACCAGTTCGCGGCAATATCGGTGACCGACCCGACGGGTAAAGTGACCCCGCTGGGAGTGGAACAGTCCGAGGCGATCTGGAGTCACCTGAAACAGGCTGGTTTTGTAGACCACAAGGGCAAGGTTCAGGACAGCCTCAGGAAGGCCCTCAAGGACGGCACCCTCACGCTGCCGGATGAGTTCAAGGCTCACTTGCCGCAGGTGAAGGAAGTCTTGCGCAAACTCTCCGGCAGGCTGGAAATCAAGAACGCCGATGAGCGCACACCGGTCAAGACCCGGCAGGCGGTGTTGAACAGTGAAGAGTTCAAGGCACTCTGGAACCGGATCAAGCATAAAACCACCTACAGGGTACACTTCGACAACGACGCATTGCTCACCAAATGCGCCGAGGCAATCAGAGACTGTCCGCCAATAGCCAAGACCCGCCTGCAATGGCGCAAAGCTGAGCTTGCCATCGGCAAATCAGGCATCGATGCACAGGAGACCTCGGTTTCTGCCCCCATCACCATCGATGAGCACGATATTGAATTGCCGGATCTGCTGTCGGATCTTCAGGACAAGACCCAGCTGACCCGGCGCAGCATTGTACAGATTCTTACCGATAGCGGCCGGTTGAATGATTTCAAGCGGAACCCGCAGCAATTTATTGAACTGACTTCGGAGACGATCAATCGAACCAAGCGTTTGGCCCTAGTGGACGGCATCCGTTACCAGCGTCTGGGGGATGAGCACTACTACGCTCAGGAGCTGTTCGAGCAGGAAGAGTTGACCGGCTATCTGAAGAACATGCTTGAGACGGAAAAGTCGGTGTATGAGCATGTCGTTTATGATTCTTCCGGTGTTGAGAAAACCTTTGCCGAACAGATGGAGAAGAACGAAGCGGTAAAGGTCTATGCCAAACTTCCGGGCTGGTTCAAGGTGCCGACTCCGCTGGGCAGTTACAACCCCGATTGGGCCGTGCTGATCGAAAAGGACGGCGTGGAACGGCTGTATTTCGTTGTCGAAACCAAGAGCAGCCTCTTTACAGATGATCTTCGCGATAAGGAAAGTGCAAAGATCAGATGCGGCGAAGCGCATTTTATGGCTTTGGCTGTAGGTGAAAATCCGGCGAAGTATATCAAGGCTCGGAATCTTGATGATGTGATGGCTGGGTGTTGA
- a CDS encoding DUF4391 domain-containing protein — protein sequence MIPDDFIGALGLPDSALVNQRVPKKMLVENGAPTAADKRRINDGIEEIHWLAALKPNTIGVPEYCDDVQEYLEIAVLSVVLRPDAKAGRLAELFHRAIPYPLFLILVQGDQIVLSLTHKRRAQNEADKFVLDGDSVEVAVSGNPFLSTAVGRQFLDALALSHQPRASLLQLYQGWIDTLVALQASLISGTFCQAISKEAAIARLEAVKKCCDLEARITSLRNAAAKEKQMGRRVELNLEIKELRALVEIARKAL from the coding sequence ATGATTCCTGATGATTTCATTGGTGCATTGGGGCTCCCCGATAGCGCGCTGGTAAACCAGCGAGTGCCGAAAAAGATGCTGGTGGAGAATGGCGCGCCGACCGCCGCCGACAAGCGCCGAATCAACGACGGCATTGAGGAAATTCACTGGCTGGCGGCGCTGAAACCGAACACCATCGGCGTGCCGGAATATTGTGACGACGTTCAGGAGTATCTGGAAATTGCCGTGTTGTCTGTCGTACTGCGGCCTGATGCCAAAGCTGGCCGTCTGGCTGAATTGTTCCATCGCGCTATACCATACCCGCTGTTTCTTATCTTGGTGCAGGGGGATCAAATCGTCCTCTCACTGACGCATAAACGCCGGGCGCAGAATGAGGCGGATAAATTTGTTCTGGATGGCGATAGCGTTGAGGTGGCTGTTTCAGGTAATCCTTTCCTGTCAACAGCAGTGGGTAGGCAGTTTCTGGATGCACTGGCGCTGAGTCATCAGCCGAGAGCCAGTCTATTACAGCTGTATCAGGGATGGATTGATACCCTTGTCGCACTACAAGCGTCACTGATAAGCGGGACATTCTGTCAAGCCATCTCTAAAGAGGCGGCAATTGCCCGACTGGAGGCAGTGAAGAAGTGCTGCGATTTGGAGGCCAGGATAACTTCATTGAGGAATGCTGCCGCGAAGGAGAAACAGATGGGGCGGCGGGTGGAGTTGAATTTGGAAATTAAGGAATTACGTGCATTGGTTGAAATCGCAAGGAAAGCCTTATGA
- a CDS encoding WGR domain-containing protein, producing the protein MPVTSRFTGYCRCQLVLINPAMNRRRIYFLEICQGLFNVVLFRAWGRIGYRVRCKEEWYVHIEDAIKEANRLYREKTRKGYQETSHYG; encoded by the coding sequence ATGCCAGTCACTTCGAGGTTCACCGGATATTGCCGGTGCCAACTCGTCCTGATCAACCCTGCGATGAATCGCCGACGTATTTACTTCCTGGAGATTTGCCAGGGACTATTTAATGTCGTGCTGTTCAGGGCCTGGGGAAGGATCGGGTATCGGGTTCGCTGTAAAGAGGAGTGGTATGTCCATATCGAGGATGCCATCAAGGAGGCGAACCGTCTTTACCGAGAGAAGACCCGAAAAGGTTACCAGGAAACGAGTCACTATGGATGA
- a CDS encoding tyrosine-type recombinase/integrase, protein MNNDIIPTGGPHSALISSQIPDNLPADLEAAVRNWLEREVALGDPREDTIKTYTSHLNHWLRWCNARGITPAAMTQADVESFRHELIQAGMKASSIAVKLTVIRRFYQVAMNRGLITINPAANVRPPVAREAKSEQKHLTAGQAELLIMHLPELGSIKGLRDRAIIALMLLEGLRRVEIKRANVEDIEDVEGGVRILVHGKRKDGYIYPREDTVAAIRAYLAARGEVTVEETTIHNRQAFVTPMFLSVRKNGRGRGRISRIGLNSVIDGYLSKAGLKRKRVSCHALRHTCGTMLYDVTKDIRAVQDTLRHEDISTSAIYAASGREHKRFTRKIPLAITTAPTPPVGDSCIPSAPDQETEESP, encoded by the coding sequence ATGAATAATGATATCATCCCGACCGGTGGCCCCCATTCGGCACTGATCTCCAGCCAGATTCCGGACAACCTGCCAGCGGATCTTGAAGCCGCAGTACGCAACTGGCTGGAACGTGAAGTTGCCCTGGGTGATCCACGCGAAGACACGATCAAAACCTACACGTCCCACCTCAACCATTGGCTCCGCTGGTGTAACGCCCGTGGCATCACTCCGGCTGCCATGACCCAGGCCGATGTGGAGAGCTTTCGCCATGAACTCATCCAGGCCGGCATGAAAGCATCGTCAATCGCGGTAAAGCTGACCGTCATCAGACGATTTTACCAGGTCGCCATGAACCGGGGGTTGATCACCATCAATCCGGCGGCAAATGTTCGCCCCCCTGTCGCACGGGAAGCTAAATCTGAGCAAAAGCACCTTACCGCCGGCCAGGCGGAACTGCTGATCATGCACCTTCCCGAACTGGGCAGCATCAAGGGATTGCGCGACCGGGCCATCATAGCCCTTATGCTGCTCGAAGGGCTCCGCCGTGTCGAAATCAAACGGGCCAACGTCGAAGACATCGAAGACGTTGAGGGTGGTGTGCGCATTCTGGTCCACGGCAAGCGCAAAGATGGTTATATCTATCCCCGGGAAGATACTGTGGCCGCCATCCGGGCCTACCTTGCGGCCAGGGGTGAGGTAACCGTCGAGGAAACCACCATCCATAACCGGCAAGCGTTCGTTACGCCAATGTTTCTCAGCGTACGCAAGAATGGCCGAGGCAGGGGCCGGATATCGCGCATCGGCCTCAATAGTGTCATTGACGGTTACCTGAGCAAAGCCGGCCTGAAACGGAAACGGGTTTCCTGCCATGCTCTGCGGCACACCTGCGGCACAATGCTATACGATGTCACCAAGGACATCCGGGCTGTTCAGGATACGTTACGCCATGAGGACATCAGCACCAGCGCCATCTATGCCGCCAGTGGCCGGGAGCATAAACGCTTCACCAGGAAAATTCCTCTGGCAATCACTACGGCACCGACACCGCCGGTTGGTGATTCTTGCATACCATCCGCTCCTGACCAGGAGACAGAGGAGTCGCCATGA
- the ung gene encoding uracil-DNA glycosylase: MKRWLQEVPELASHPVLAKVYSARKKSVIYPAPEKVYCALQLTDFDRVRVVLFGQDPYHGAGQAQGLAFSVPDGLKVPPSLRNIHKELDRDLGVTCNRSSDLSHWAKQGVLLLNTVLTVEAGKARSHQGWGWEEVTDAIIRSLNVRREHLVFLLWGNDAKKKISLIDIGRHTVLSTSHPSGFSAYRGFFGCGHFSQVNKTLVGLGQEPICW; encoded by the coding sequence ATGAAGAGATGGTTACAGGAAGTCCCAGAACTTGCATCTCATCCGGTACTTGCAAAGGTGTATTCGGCACGTAAGAAAAGCGTCATCTATCCAGCACCTGAAAAAGTTTATTGTGCGTTGCAACTTACTGACTTTGATCGAGTGAGGGTGGTACTCTTCGGACAGGACCCATACCATGGAGCAGGGCAAGCACAAGGACTTGCTTTCTCGGTTCCCGATGGGCTGAAGGTGCCTCCTTCGCTGCGTAACATCCACAAAGAACTCGACAGGGATCTTGGTGTGACTTGCAACAGATCAAGCGATTTGTCCCACTGGGCAAAGCAAGGGGTGTTATTATTGAATACTGTTCTGACGGTGGAGGCAGGCAAGGCCAGAAGCCATCAAGGATGGGGTTGGGAAGAAGTTACTGATGCAATTATTCGTTCCTTGAATGTCCGCCGGGAGCATTTGGTCTTTCTCCTCTGGGGGAATGATGCGAAGAAGAAAATTTCCCTCATCGATATTGGGCGACACACCGTACTTTCTACTTCACATCCCTCCGGTTTTTCTGCTTACCGAGGATTCTTCGGCTGCGGACATTTCTCTCAAGTGAATAAGACACTCGTCGGTTTGGGGCAAGAGCCGATTTGCTGGTAG
- a CDS encoding putative molybdenum carrier protein, with product MKLTLEKIVSGGQTGADRAGLDAAMKVGLPVGGYCPKGRLAEDGTVPDHYPLTEMTRGGYSARTERNVIESDGTLIFNIGKLSGGTRLTLECARKHNKPHLVIQLDAARPNAATLAEWLDQNNIRVLNIAGPRESKTPGVHQMASRFLDEFFHSSGMEP from the coding sequence ATGAAATTGACGTTGGAAAAAATCGTATCCGGCGGCCAGACCGGCGCCGATCGTGCCGGGCTTGATGCCGCCATGAAAGTCGGTCTCCCTGTCGGTGGCTATTGTCCCAAGGGGCGCCTGGCTGAAGACGGTACGGTGCCAGACCACTATCCACTCACTGAAATGACCAGGGGAGGCTACTCCGCCCGTACTGAACGTAACGTCATAGAATCTGACGGAACCCTGATTTTCAATATTGGCAAGCTGTCCGGGGGAACCCGGTTAACTCTTGAATGTGCCCGAAAGCACAACAAGCCTCATTTGGTTATCCAGTTAGATGCAGCCAGACCCAATGCGGCAACACTTGCGGAATGGCTCGACCAGAACAATATCCGGGTGCTGAACATCGCTGGCCCGCGGGAGAGCAAAACTCCCGGAGTGCATCAGATGGCAAGTCGCTTCTTGGATGAGTTTTTCCATAGTAGTGGCATGGAACCATGA